In one Arachis duranensis cultivar V14167 chromosome 9, aradu.V14167.gnm2.J7QH, whole genome shotgun sequence genomic region, the following are encoded:
- the LOC107464773 gene encoding uncharacterized protein LOC107464773 — translation MRIRKRQVPFPLSQVSPDPNRISRSPVMVQLNQAAPADVATSSKRSCTDVSAAAPAHSLDPSQPSDQTLHPPIGEDGELARLPRKKKQEYLVEDEDGKTQEEGEGGQKGNDTRKACNMGSETPPDALSPSSTTCKQDLRWREVEKAIPLKKRRGEFDNNMEGNISDSNRKKTNKIQSRSSRTKMNMAWEQDDDEIIKEEEKEAEEEVVAVDDEEEEEEEEEKVRERIQTKRVSKKKRVRGGALMEGSRCSRVNGRGWRCCQPTLVGYSLCEHHLGKGRLRSMTSVRSRSIATPTTAGAPKKLHRQLVPPSDNEAANSSSSYSNNNAKETNCVVARHDDDGYANHHAGGGGEDDHDDEKKPVTVTTKKRVKLGTVKARSISSLLGQTNNEIAMPDNNNNNVN, via the exons ATGAGGATCCGGAAGAGACAAGTGCCTTTTCCTCTCTCTCAGGTGTCTCCAGATCCCAACCGGATCAGCCGGTCACCGGTCATGGTGCAACTCAACCAAGCTGCCCCTGCCGACGTAGCCACGTCCTCGAAACGTTCTTGCACTGACGTTTCGGCTGCTGCTCCGGCACACAGCTTGGATCCATCTCAGCCGTCTGATCAGACGCTACACCCACCGATCGGTGAGGATGGAGAGCTTGCGAGGCTGCCGCGGAAGAAGAAGCAGGAATATTTG GTAGAAGATGAAGATGGGAAGACACAAGAGGAGGGAGAAGGGGGACAAAAGGGTAATGATACCAG GAAAGCATGCAATATGGGTTCCGAAACACCACCTGATGCCCTCTCACCCTCAAGCACCACTTGTAAACaag ATTTGAGATGGCGCGAGGTAGAGAAGGCAATTCCgctaaagaaaagaagaggagagTTTGATAATAACATGGAAGGAAATATTAGCGACAGCAACAGAAAGAAGACGAACAAAATCCAGAGTCGTAGCAGCAGAACGAAGATGAACATGGCGTGGGAGCAAGATGATGACGAAattatcaaagaagaagaaaaagaagccgAGGAAGAAGTAGTAGCAGTAgatgacgaagaagaagaagaagaagaagaagaaaaagtaagaGAAAGAATCCAAACGAAAAGGGTTAGTAAGAAGAAGAGGGTAAGGGGTGGTGCACTGATGGAAGGTTCTAGATGCAGCCGCGTTAATGGGAGAGGATGGAGGTGTTGTCAGCCAACATTAGTTGGTTACTCACTTTGCGAGCATCATTTAGGAAAAGGAAGGTTGAGAAGCATGACAAGTGTTAGAAGCCGCTCTATTGCTACTCCAACCACTGCTGGTGCACCCAAGAAGCTTCACCGCCAGTTAGTTCCACCATCTGATAATGAAGCTGCTAATTCTTCGTCTTCGTATTCGAACAACAATGCAAAAGAAACCAATTGTGTAGTCGCTCGCCATGATGATGACGGTTATGCTAACCACCACGCTGGAGGCGGTGGTGAAGACGACCATGACGATGAGAAGAAGCCGGTGACGGTTACCACCAAGAAGAGGGTGAAGCTTGGAACGGTTAAGGCAAGATCGATAAGCAGCTTGCTGGGACAAACAAACAACGAAATTGCTATGCctgacaacaataataataatgtgaaTTGA